The sequence below is a genomic window from Rudanella lutea DSM 19387.
GGTTAAAAGCTTGCCTCACCGCAGCCATTAACCGGGTGAGTAGCTGGACGGGGGCGACGCTGATCCCCTCGACGGCGGTACTGGTTGTGTCGACTCCCATAGCCTGGCGGATTCCGGTGGTTCCCTTTGTGGCCGTTACCGGGGCCGAACTGGACGGGGTGACGCTGACAGACCTCGCGCCGTATGCAGGTGGCTACATTCCAGATATGCCCGTTGGTTCGGAGTTGAAGCTGACTGTAACCACTGGTTACACGACGCTGCCGGGTGATCTGGCCGAGGCTATTTGTTTACTGGCCGGTTCGCTCTTCGATAATATACCCCGTGAGTGGAAAACACTCGCGCGGGCCTACCGAACCGTCACATGGGCAAGCTAACCGAACCGATACAGATTGTGCGGGCAGGTACGGTGCCCGATGGAGCCGGGGGCTTTCTGACGGGTGCTGATGTCGCGGTGTTTTCGGGTCTGTTTTCGGTGAAACGCCGAAACGGCACGATGACCGCCGAGGGCTTTAAGCCCTATCTGAATCCTCGCTACTCGTTTACGGGGTATGTACCGGCTACGATTCAGTTGCATGTGGGCGATGTGATTATTTACCGGGGTGAGCGGCTGGGGCTAATTGCGCCACCGCTGCTGAGTGACGACCGTCGGCAGCAGACCCTTGAAACCCAATCGCTGACACCATGATGCGCCTGAATGGACTGGACAATGTGCTTCGTTCGTTTCGTGGGGCGGGCCGTACCCTTCGACAGGAAGCGGCTAATCTGGCTGAGCGGGCGGGGCGCAACATTGAAGCGGAGGCCGTGCTAAATGCGCCCGTCGACACGGGTAAACACCGGCAATCGGGCAGCTACGAGCCCACGAATAACGGCATGGGGGCGAAGGTGAGTTTTTCGATGGCTTACTCCCCCTACCTCGAATTTGGTACGGGTGGCCTGGTAAATGTGCCGCCCGGATTCGATGATCTGGCCTCTCAGTTTCGGGGTGCAGGAGGTCGGCAAATCAATCTACCTGCCCGGCCCCACCTGATACCCGCCTTTCTTAAGCACCGCGAAATCTACTACAACGACCTGAAGCGCCTACTCTCCCGACTATGACCGACGCTGGTTTTGCCCTCGCTGCTGCCTACGCGACCCTACTGGGCGGGTTGACCTACAACGGAAAGTCGGTAGTCCTCTACAGCTTACAGGCTCCCGACAACGCCGTAGCACCCTACATCATTCTGGGGCCGTGGGTGAGCGTGCCGGCCGGGACAAAAGACAGTTTCGGTCAGACCGGAGAGATTACGCTTGATGTGGTAACCCGGTTTACGGGACCTGTCAGCAAAAAACCGGCAACGGACATTGCTAACCTGGCTACGGCACTCATTACGCCGTCACCGGGCAAAACGGGACTATCGGTCGCGGGATTCAATGTAGTTCGGGTGCAGGTAGTGGGTACGCGTGATATGCCGCAACTGTCGGACACTGATACGGTAGTCCGAAAAATCATTACTGTGAGTCACACACTTAACCAAGTATAATCATGGCAGAGAAATTAAATGGTACCCTTGTCCGACTTGAAGTTGAATCGGTAACGCCCGGTACCTGGCTG
It includes:
- a CDS encoding DUF3168 domain-containing protein; the protein is MTDAGFALAAAYATLLGGLTYNGKSVVLYSLQAPDNAVAPYIILGPWVSVPAGTKDSFGQTGEITLDVVTRFTGPVSKKPATDIANLATALITPSPGKTGLSVAGFNVVRVQVVGTRDMPQLSDTDTVVRKIITVSHTLNQV